The following DNA comes from Candidatus Binataceae bacterium.
AATGCTGAGGCAGCCACATAAATCAGGCGGGGATTAACCTTGGTGACGACGTGGTGGCCGAGCCCGAGACGCTCGACCGCGCCCGGACGCATGTTCTGGACGAGCACATCGCTCTTCTCGATGATCTTTAACGCAATTGCACGATCAGCTTCGCGCTTCAGGTCAAGCTCGATCATGCGCTTGTTGTGATTGGCGGAAATGTAGAGGACCGATTCTCCCTTGATGAACGGTGGCACCGCGTGTGAAAGCCGATCGCCGCCGGGAGCTTCCACCTTGATTACGTCGGCTCCAAGTGCTCCAAGGAGCTTGGTCGCCCACGGTCCTACGGCTGCGATGGTCAGATCAAAAACGCGGATGCCGTCGAGAATTTTTCCCACCGCGATTCCTCCCCCGTGATTCGGACCGCGTGTCCGACTCGGCTTTGCCAACGTTAGATCGACTCGCCTGCGATTGAAAACGGGGCTTGCTCCCGATTGAAAACCGATCGATTGTCTGCTCGGCGGATTGTTTGTCCGTAACGGACGAAGCCAATGGAAGGGACAAGACCAATGGCGGGACCACTCGAAGGTGTAGTTATCCTCGATCTCACTCAGCAGCTTGCCGGTCCCGGCGGTACCATGTTGTTGGGCGACATGGGTGCCACGGTCATCCGGGTAGATCCGCCGCCGGCCCAGGTGGTTGCGGACGTCGCACCCTCGGGCATGGTGCCCGGGGAAAAGTACTTGCGACGAGTCGATCTCAACATCGGGCGCAGCAAGCGAAGCATTGCCCTCGATCTCACCAAACCGCAAGCGCGGGAAATCGTCTACGCGATCGCGCGCCGCGCTGACGTGGTGTGCCAGAACTATCGTCCGGGAGTAGCAGAAAAACTGGGGATGGATCGCGAATCGTTCCGCAAGATCAAACCCGACTTAATTTATAGCTGCGTTTCAGCCTACGGCGATCACGGCCCCGAGAAGTTTCGACCTGGATTCGACATTGTTGCGCAATCGGGAGGTGGCTCGATGGTCCCGGGCCCCGATGGTTCCATGCCGAGTCCCACCGCCGTCCCGCTCGGCGACGTCACGGCATTTTGTTTGGAGGCCCTCGGCATCGTCGCGGCGCTCTATCATCGAAAGCTCACCGGCGAAGGTCAGGCGCTCAGCACCTCGATGCTTGCGGGGTCGCTGCTTCAAAATATCCTCAGGCTGATAACCATTGACAAGGTCGATCGCGAAGATCGACATGCTGCACTTGAGCACGCCCGGACGCTGGTGGCTGCGAAGGCGCCGTATAGTGAGGTATTAAACGCGACCGTGTCCGGATTGGGTGGCCAGCTTTCGCCGACCTTCTCGGGCGGCAACATCGTGACCGACGTCTACTATCGCGTTTTTAGAACCAGAGACGGGTATGTGACTGTCGGGTGTCTCAACCTGCGTCAACAGCGACGGATGAACGCAGCACTTAAGCTTGGCGACCCGCGGTTCGACTCTGGTGCGACCAGTGAGTCGATCAAGACGGAAGAGGCGAGGCTGAGGCTCGGACAATTGAAAGGAAAGGCCGAGGAGCGATTCGCCGCGCACTCGAGCGCCGAAATGCTGGAGCTTCTGGACGGTCAGGACATCGCGTGCGCGCCGGTTCTCAACGTGCTCGAGACATTTGATAGTCAGCATCTTTTGGAAAACCGCTATCTCGTCGAGTACGAGCATCCAAGCGCCGGTAAGACCACACTACTGGGCCATCCGATACGGTTCGAGAAGACGCCGATGAGGATTAAGCATCCAGCGGAGCCGGTGGGTGCTCGCGGTGAGGAAATACTTTCCTGGCTGGGGTATAGCCCGTTGCAAATCCAGTCACTTCGCGAGCAGAAGGTACTCTGTCAATAAGCTCGACGCCTCCGGCGAAGCCCGGTTTCGTGTCACAGGGCGCCTACGCGCGATTGTAGAGGCGCGCTCTGTGAGCCTGCCGACGCTCCTTGGGGATCTCGAAGGGACGGTCCAAACTCATGCGTGCTCGCCTGGGACGTTGGTGTGCCGTGCGCTGACCAGTCGCCCTCCGCCCAAGAAGCTCCGGGTTTCTCGGGAGAATAAGTCCTTCCCCCATGGTCGCTTCGGGGATGAACCGCCGTGTGGGCTCCGGCAATTCCACCAGTCCCGCTGGATCTCGACCAAAGCGGTGCGCAAATGTTACAAGCGAAACAATCCGGTGAGGAGGCTGAGCTAATGTCGCATAAGGGATTTTCTCACATCGGGCTCTCGACCCTGGACCTCGACAAGACGCGCGAGTTTTACGAGGGGGTGCTCGGCTTCAAACCAGTACGCTGCGACACGATCACGGTGAAGGAGGGTGGCAAGATTCGCCACATCTTCTTCGATACCGGTCGCGATCAGTTGCTCGCCTTCATGGAAGCACGCGAAGTTCCAGGCGTTCCGGCCGAATACGACGCCGGCATCAATCGCGGTCTAGGCGTGCCGAGCGCCTTCTATCATTTCGCGTTCGAAACCGGGAGCATACCGGGACTGGAACAGAAACGGGCCGAGTTGCTCGCCAAAGGCGTCAAGGTCAGCGAAATCGTCGATCATGACTGGGCGAAATCCATTTACTTCAAGGATCCCAACGGAATGCAGCTCGAGTATTGCTGCTATACGCGGGAGCTCAACCAGGATGACGCGCGCATGCAGGATCGCTTCGAGGCGTCGATAAAAGGAATGGGCCTCGACGACCGGATCGATATCGCGCCGAAAAAATAACCAGCCTAGGGCTGGAATCGATCAGCTCGATGGGCGTGTTTTCCCTGTATTGCACTCCCATACAATTTGCTAGACTGCTGGGCGTTCCGAAGGTCACATGAGGGGGGCGAACAACTCACGGAGTCTGCGCTTGGGCGCCGATGCTCGGCGGGGCGAACCGGTCGAAAAGACGGTCGCCGGGCTGCACATAGAGCGCGCGTGCACTGGGGGAAAGCGATGAAAAGCCATTGGAAGCGGGTAACGGCCATCACCTTTGGGATAACTATCCTCGCGGGGCTGACCTCGCCTCGGGTGTTTGCCACCTCGGCGGTCTGCAACTCGACGAACCTGCAAACGCTCGCCGATCAGATTAGTTCTTTCGCAGTCACGATTACCTCGGCGACCCCGACCTCCACCCCCGTCACCTTCTGCGATGTGAAAGGGGACATCACGACCGAGGTGCCGACGCCGAATACGGTCGAATTCGAACTGGGTTTACCAGCGACTTACAACGGGCGCCTTTTGTTCCTTGGCGGCGGGGGTTTCAACGGCTACATTCCCGCAGGCGTGGTGGACGGCGGTGTCGGCGCACAGTTTGCGACGGCCTATACCGATAGCGGCCACGAATCATCTTTCGCCAGCATTGCCGGCGAAGAGGGCCTTTCCGCTCTCGACGGCAGCTGGGGGCTGCTCCCGGACGGTCGAGCGAACACCGCCGCGCAGGTGGATTTCTCCTACCTAGGCGTGCATGCAAGCACCGTAGTCGCGCAAGCGCTAACTGCAGGCTACTACGGCAGTTCGCCGACCTCGTACTTCGAGGGATGTTCGACCGGCGGACGCGAAGCCCTGGTCGAAGCGCAAAAATTCCCTGGCGACTACCAGGGCATCGTGGCCGGCGATCCTGCGATTAGCGATCCTATCGCAGGTTTTACCTGGAACGATGAGGCATTGGTTTCGAGTTCCGATGCTTATTTAACCAATAGCGCGGTAGCGACTCTTGACGCGGCAGTGACCGCCGCATGTGACGGCTCTGACGGCGTGGTCGACGGCTTGATTGAGGATCCGAGGTTGTGCAACTTCGATCCAGCCAGTATCGAATGCAAGCATGGCGCTACCTCGAATTGTCTGACCGCCGCGCAGGTTGCAACGGTGAAGGCGATTCAGGCCGGCGCTCGCGCCGGGAATGGCACCCAGCTTTACCCCGGCTACAGTCTGAGCAACCCGGGTGGCTCAGACGGCTGGGATCTCTGGATCACCGGTTTCGAAAACCCGACAATTCCACCGATCGACGGCGAACCTTGGGGCGAGCCGCCTGCTTCGCTCGTCACCGCGCCGCTTCAATGGTCGTTTCAGGATCAGTTTTTGAAATACTTTGTCTTCAACGACCCGAGCTATGATTCACTGGGTTTCAATTTCAAGAGCGGCGATGCGGCCGCACTGCAGGCGGTCGTAACGAAATATGGCGGCAATGGCGAGAATACCGATTTGTCACCGTTTTTCGCCAACGGTGGGAAGTTGATTATGTACCACGGCTGGAGCGACCCGGCGCTCACGCCTTTTGTGAGCGTTGACTACTATAGTGGCGTGGCAAAGACACTAGGCGGTGGCTTCCCGCAGCTCCAAAATAACGCACGGCTCTTCATGGTGCCCGGAATGCATCATTGCTCGGGAGGTCCAGGACCCTACAATTTCGATCCGCTGACTCCACTCATCGGATGGGTTGAGACCGGGGCCGCACCGGAACGCATAATCGGCGAGGTGCCTGCGGGCCCTCAGGCCGGGCGCACTTTCCCCCTCTGCCCGTTCCCCAGCCTGGCAGTCTACCAAGGGGGCAGGGTGGATGATGCGGCAAATTGGGTATGTAAGCGCACCGCCCCATAGCGTGGCCGCGACCAACATCCCCCATCCGCGTAACCAGGCGGCAAAGACGGCACGGCGACGGTGCTTTCGCTGAGCCCTGCCAAGGCTCGATTACTTCCGCTCGATCTTTCGCGCTGTGACCACTGCGATGCCGAGCATCGCGTGTTTAAAACTACTTTTACCTGACGGAAGGACGTCGAGAGATCGCGAGCCGGGTGTTGGTGGCCGTTGACTTTCAACAGGGGGGCGACTTGCGACCTGGAGGCGCACTGGAATGTAACCCCAGGTTGAACGTCCTCCCATGTCTCCAATCCGTGGAAACGCAATGCTCTATGTGCTCCCTGTATTGCTGGGGTGGAGCGCAGCTATTATAGGAATGCTTTGCGAGTCGAGCCAATTTCGGAGGCGAAATGAGCATCGGCGAACCCGCATTGCTCGAAGATTTCTTAAGGTCCGCCACCTGGGCAGATCCGTATCCGGTTTATTCTAGATGGCGAGAGCAGTCGCCAGTGCTCGCGCGAATGCCATTTGTTCTGCCCGACGGGTCTGAGATCGAGACATTCCACTGGCTGCTGCTGCGGCACCGGGAGGTCTCTAGTGTATTGCGCGATCACGAGACCTTTTCCTCGGAACCGCCGCAAATCCCCGGCTTGTCCGTGCCCCGCCTACCGCTCGTCCAGGATGACCCGCCGCGCCACTCGGTACTACGGCGCCTGATTAGCAAGGCATTCACCGCGCGGAGAATCGCGCAGCTCGAGCCTTGGATTCGCCAGAATGCTGAAGAGTTGCTCGACTCGATGGGTGACGGAGAAGCCGAGGTTATGGACGGTCTCGCTGTTCCGTTGCCGGTCAGGGTGATTGCCCGTCTCCTGGGAATTCCCGGGGAAGACTAGGTGGTTTTCAAGCGCTGGAGCGATACGTTTCTGTCGATGAACACCCGCGACCTCGAGCCCGGCAGCCGGGCTCGCAATGCTATGGAGATGGCCGCTTATTTCGGGCGTGTGGTAGCGGAGAGACGAGTGCAGGGCGCCGAGGATCTCATAACTGGACTGGTCGAAGCCGAGCTCGATGGCGAACGGTTGCCGCAGGTTGAGCTACTGGGCTTTTGCGTCCTCCTGTTAATCGCCGGCAACGAGACCACCACTAACCTGGTTGGCAATATGCTTAATCTTCTTGCCACTCGGCCCGAGCTATGGCGGCGCCTGGGGGAAGATCGCTCCTTGGTCGAGCCCACGATCGAGGAGGTGCTGCGTTACGAAAGCCCCGTACAAACATTGTTTCGCTTTGTGCGGCGCAATACCGAGATAGGCGGGCGCGAAATCTTTCAACACACCACAGTTGCACTCGGCTTCGGAGCGGCCAACCGCGACCCGGAGGTGTTTGCTGAAGCGGAGCAATTCAATATCGAACGCGACTGGAGCAACCACGTCGCCTTCGGCGGCGGAATTCACTATTGCCTGGGTGCGCCTCTAGCGAGAGTAGAAGCAGCGGTCGCGCTCAACGTGATGCTCGATCGCTACGAGACGATCGCACCCGGTTCGCGACCGGGAACGCGTCAGAATGCGACCAATCTAGTATTTGGATTTACCCAACTGCCGCTTCGGGTCGCGCGCTGCTGAATAAAGCCTCTCACAGAATTCCAACAAAGAAAGAGAACGTCAGTCGGGTGGTGACAGGTGCTTCGGTTGCCGTCGATCCCGCAGCAGGAGTACAGAGACAAGGTATAAGCATGGTGGAAGAACCCAATATGGTCGGCGTCGTTGATGGGGACAGCCACTTCATGGAGCCCCTCGATCTGTTCGAGGAGCACGTCGAACCGCACTTTCGTGAGCGCGCCGTCAGGATCGCAACCGACCCGGTGACCCACAAGCGCGCGATGGTGGTGGACGGCAAGCCAATGAGGCTGCGAGATGTCGAGGAAGTTCTCGGCATCCTCAGCGGTTATGGGCAGAAGGAAGAGGGTGGAACGATCAGCACCTTCGACCGTTACTCCGCCTACAGCTCGGATTGGCAGGACATGACTGCGCGTACGCGCTTTCTCGACGCCGAAGGAATTGCAAGTCAG
Coding sequences within:
- a CDS encoding CoA transferase, whose protein sequence is MAGPLEGVVILDLTQQLAGPGGTMLLGDMGATVIRVDPPPAQVVADVAPSGMVPGEKYLRRVDLNIGRSKRSIALDLTKPQAREIVYAIARRADVVCQNYRPGVAEKLGMDRESFRKIKPDLIYSCVSAYGDHGPEKFRPGFDIVAQSGGGSMVPGPDGSMPSPTAVPLGDVTAFCLEALGIVAALYHRKLTGEGQALSTSMLAGSLLQNILRLITIDKVDREDRHAALEHARTLVAAKAPYSEVLNATVSGLGGQLSPTFSGGNIVTDVYYRVFRTRDGYVTVGCLNLRQQRRMNAALKLGDPRFDSGATSESIKTEEARLRLGQLKGKAEERFAAHSSAEMLELLDGQDIACAPVLNVLETFDSQHLLENRYLVEYEHPSAGKTTLLGHPIRFEKTPMRIKHPAEPVGARGEEILSWLGYSPLQIQSLREQKVLCQ
- a CDS encoding tannase/feruloyl esterase family alpha/beta hydrolase, with protein sequence MKSHWKRVTAITFGITILAGLTSPRVFATSAVCNSTNLQTLADQISSFAVTITSATPTSTPVTFCDVKGDITTEVPTPNTVEFELGLPATYNGRLLFLGGGGFNGYIPAGVVDGGVGAQFATAYTDSGHESSFASIAGEEGLSALDGSWGLLPDGRANTAAQVDFSYLGVHASTVVAQALTAGYYGSSPTSYFEGCSTGGREALVEAQKFPGDYQGIVAGDPAISDPIAGFTWNDEALVSSSDAYLTNSAVATLDAAVTAACDGSDGVVDGLIEDPRLCNFDPASIECKHGATSNCLTAAQVATVKAIQAGARAGNGTQLYPGYSLSNPGGSDGWDLWITGFENPTIPPIDGEPWGEPPASLVTAPLQWSFQDQFLKYFVFNDPSYDSLGFNFKSGDAAALQAVVTKYGGNGENTDLSPFFANGGKLIMYHGWSDPALTPFVSVDYYSGVAKTLGGGFPQLQNNARLFMVPGMHHCSGGPGPYNFDPLTPLIGWVETGAAPERIIGEVPAGPQAGRTFPLCPFPSLAVYQGGRVDDAANWVCKRTAP
- a CDS encoding cytochrome P450, translating into MVFKRWSDTFLSMNTRDLEPGSRARNAMEMAAYFGRVVAERRVQGAEDLITGLVEAELDGERLPQVELLGFCVLLLIAGNETTTNLVGNMLNLLATRPELWRRLGEDRSLVEPTIEEVLRYESPVQTLFRFVRRNTEIGGREIFQHTTVALGFGAANRDPEVFAEAEQFNIERDWSNHVAFGGGIHYCLGAPLARVEAAVALNVMLDRYETIAPGSRPGTRQNATNLVFGFTQLPLRVARC
- a CDS encoding VOC family protein, which translates into the protein MSHKGFSHIGLSTLDLDKTREFYEGVLGFKPVRCDTITVKEGGKIRHIFFDTGRDQLLAFMEAREVPGVPAEYDAGINRGLGVPSAFYHFAFETGSIPGLEQKRAELLAKGVKVSEIVDHDWAKSIYFKDPNGMQLEYCCYTRELNQDDARMQDRFEASIKGMGLDDRIDIAPKK